The genomic window AAATAAAGATTCCTTTCTCTCCTTCCTCCACCATTATCTCAAGCAGGACGAGGTGCAGATTCAAGGTTTTACCTGAAGAGTGGTCACCATTTTTACAGACACAACGCAAAAAAGTTAATTTCCTGTCCTCTTTTTTAACATATGTTATATACctacagtaataatagtaatatttcGCATATTTCGCAATAACATCAGTATAGAATTCGGTTTAACAAGTTCCTCGCACTGGCGAAAAATGACGGCATGTGGTGGCATCGAAATTCTAAATGGACAACCCAGAAGCCTGCCAATACCCTTGCATTTTATAGTTGGACAACATCAAGCATGGATGTGTAAAAGGTGTGGTCAGCTAAGAATACATCCAAAGGGTCGGAAAAATTGTGAAAAGCAAACTGAATGGCAACAGTACCATCGGACAAGCAATACCTGGACCAAACCCGTCAACAAATACGCTAAAAGCATCGTTAACTCGACATTAGTACACGTTGATAATATGGACAGGAAAACAAGAAAACTCGTGGCAATTCACTGCTCACTCCATTCTCGCATTGACGTCGACAGGTTGTATTTGCCAAGGAAAGTAGGCGGTGGAGGACATTCTCAAGTGAGGAGATAGTGGAAGGAGAGAAGTATGCATTGGCAGATTATATCAAAGATAGCCAAGAACCAGCTGACTGAAGCCAATAACAGAAAGTTTAtcagaatacagaaaaacaagaatCAGTATCGGTAGGGTGCACTCAAATACTGGACTGACAACCACAGCCAAAATTGAATGGACAGTTTTTGAGAAGAACGTATTGACCAAAGTTGAGTGTTTTTACAACCTTCGACGTGCAAGACTTAGCAGATGGCTGTACATTGCAGcgccaaacagagagagagagagagagagagagagactctgtaCGAGATTGCTAGAAGTGTGCGCCGCGCAGGAGACGGAGAGCGCAGGTTGGTGGCTGCTGGCTGGGTCGGCCTGGGTGCCCGGGCTGGGCCGGGCCAGGGACCGGTCGGCCGCGCGCATGCGCTGTGGCCTGGTGGGAAGGGGCGGGGGAGTGACGAGGAGGGGCAGGGCGGGGCGGGTCGAGCCGGCGCTGGCAGTGCCGCTGCAGGCGCGCCAGGGAGCAGGTAGCTCGCTGCCTCGCAGTCTGCCGCGGCGCGCCGTGCCGTtgtgtggagtggagtggagtggagtggtgtGCCGCGCCGCCGAGTGCTGAACCGCGCCGCGCCGGGTGCTGCGAGGACGGATGAGCGGCTGCGTGggccgcgggggcggcggcggtagGCGGCCGGGCCAGGGGGCGGGCCGGTGGCAGTGTGGCGGCTCGGGGGCGGCGCAGCAgcccggcgggggcggcggcgcgcaCTGCGGGCTGTGCTCGGCGCTGGGGCAGCTGGTGCGGCGCGCCATGTGCCTGGGCGGCGACGCGGGGGGCAGCCGCCGCGGCTCGGCCGACGCCTACTACCGGCCCCAGGCGCTGCCGCCGCAGCTGGCGCCGCGGCCCCCCACCGCCGCCGACGACGACCTCCAGCCCATCGTCGCCCGAGAACAGCAGCCCCCGAGCGATGTCGACGAAGACGTGAGTGCCCGTCTGCCTGCCTGCTATTTCATGCTGCTCCCTTCGAGAGACCTTGTTGTGATACTCGATATCTGACATTTATCTAGAATCAGTAAGCCTGCAAAGCTGAAGTTTCGGCATCCGTAGTTTTTCGGTGAATTTCTGCAGCTCTGGACGTTGTATTGACGTAAGTTGTCGTAGCCGCCGCTCACCGTCCTCACGGCAGGGCCCGTCGGCCCGCTCTGTCCTGCTTGGCTCGCCGCAGCTGGGCTGAGCTGACGCGCTCCGTGACGTAGCCGTGACGCCACGCTACGCCGCTGCTAAGCCGGTTACCTCTGTTGATCGCCATACCTCTACAGCCTCAATGTTACGTTTATCAACGCCGGTGCCGGATTCATATCCGAAGCGCTATATATATAGATGGTATTGTTGCGATACATCAGCCTAAACGCATTTAGATAAAACCTTTCGTAGTAATGAACGACCTGTAAACTTTTTAACCAGTTGATgggagaaaaaatgttccttctcatCTTAGTAGCTTAACCGTTAACTTCTTAATAGTCAGTCGTTGATGCTTGCTAGTCACTTTGTGTCTTGTTCCTGTTCCTGTGTTATTTTCGCTAATGCACTGAGTTCCTTATTCTCAAAACACTGTTTCCGAACGCCGAACCTTCGTGACTGTTTACATTACAATATCTCAATAAGCTCACAACTAAGTGTACAGAAATTTCCAAAACTGACTTTAATCAAATAGCTTCGTCGGAGTTTGTTTACGATAGGTCTCCGGCAAACTGTAGAGATCCCATATCCGAGCAGGAGCGTCTTTTTTATTTTAGTGATAACTTGCTTACCTACGCATCGAACAATAAAGAGGATGCGCTACAACAGTCACCGCAATTATTAGCTATTGCAGGTTCATGTTTCCGTCATCTATCGGAAACACACGTAACATTTTTCGCATGGATTCTACACACCTGCATAATGTTGTTGTCATAACAtataaagtaaaatttatttttatggcaTTTAATGTGTTTAAAGTGTATATAGGTATTAAATTTCAGGTAAATAATACTCTCTTCTCATTGGCTGTTTCTTCCTAAACCTCTTCCGTTGATTCTTACTAAAGCAAGGAAAAAAGATTCCTGCATCGCGGCTAAGGCTGGTTCATATTCTGGCTGTGTTCATATGGCTTCCTGTCGTATACTGTTTTCAGTGCATTATCTGTCGGCCACCATGTGTAATGTATACCACTTATTTATCGTCATTCTAATACCTGTATTCACAGGAGGGATCCTACAAGCATAAAAGAGATATCGATACAATAATCGACAGGTTTTGTCGGTCAAAAAATTACTCCGCTCTTAATAACTTTTTCATTATTACGACGTTAAAGCAATTTGTCCCTAGATGAAAGTCACGATCTTAAAATTTCTTGCTGCGTAATGTAGTTACCAACAGAGAGGCATTTGTCATGTGGTTGCTGTCCATAATGACATATTCGAAGAGTTTGTGGAAAAGTAATTCCAATGTGCTCCAATAATTTCTAAACCACAGTTCTTTCAT from Schistocerca nitens isolate TAMUIC-IGC-003100 chromosome 5, iqSchNite1.1, whole genome shotgun sequence includes these protein-coding regions:
- the LOC126260665 gene encoding translation initiation factor IF-2-like; amino-acid sequence: MRTERPPLPQGEPASGPPVPRGDAGRQPGRVVPLAGRRPWAALNRKAASSDIETESAGWWLLAGSAWVPGLGRARDRSAARMRCGLVGRGGGVTRRGRAGRVEPALAVPLQARQGAGRMSGCVGRGGGGGRRPGQGAGRWQCGGSGAAQQPGGGGGAHCGLCSALGQLVRRAMCLGGDAGGSRRGSEDRGSDGNAQWQLSTPPEHLEGAVPPPCSQPAIKASYRSPPAAVSFGWRLRGTDGGRLAAF